A DNA window from Rhizobium jaguaris contains the following coding sequences:
- the nuoH gene encoding NADH-quinone oxidoreductase subunit NuoH: MDSFVSTYLWPALIIIGQSLLLLVCLLIFIAYILLADRKIWAAVQLRRGPNVVGPFGLFQSFADLLKFMVKEPIIPAGANKTVFLLAPLVSVVLALSTWAVVPVAHGWVIADINVGILYILAISSLEVYGIIMGGWASNSKYPFLGALRSAAQMVSYEVSIGFVIVTVLLCVGSLNLTDIVMSQQTGLGTKLGLPASFLDWHWLSLFPMFIVFFISALAETNRPPFDLPEAESELVAGFMVEYGSSPYMMFMLGEYAAVVLMCSLTTILFLGGWLPPIDIWILNWVPGIIWFLLKSCLVFFMFAMVKAFVPRYRYDQLMRLGWKVFLPLSLAMVIIVAFVLKLTGWA, from the coding sequence ATGGATTCATTCGTTTCGACCTATCTTTGGCCGGCGCTGATTATCATCGGTCAGTCCCTGCTGCTCCTGGTCTGCCTGCTGATCTTCATCGCCTATATCCTTCTTGCCGACCGCAAGATCTGGGCGGCGGTTCAGCTGCGCCGCGGCCCGAACGTCGTCGGTCCTTTCGGCCTGTTCCAGTCCTTCGCCGACCTTCTGAAGTTCATGGTCAAGGAGCCGATCATTCCGGCTGGCGCCAACAAGACCGTCTTCCTGCTGGCTCCACTCGTTTCCGTGGTTCTGGCGCTGTCCACCTGGGCCGTCGTGCCGGTGGCGCATGGCTGGGTCATCGCCGACATCAATGTCGGCATTCTCTACATTCTGGCGATTTCGTCGCTCGAAGTGTACGGCATCATCATGGGCGGCTGGGCTTCGAACTCGAAGTATCCGTTCCTTGGCGCGTTGCGTTCTGCCGCGCAGATGGTGTCCTACGAAGTCTCGATCGGCTTCGTCATCGTCACCGTGCTGCTTTGCGTCGGCTCGCTCAACCTGACCGATATCGTCATGTCACAGCAGACCGGCCTCGGCACCAAGCTCGGCCTGCCTGCCTCGTTCCTCGATTGGCACTGGCTGTCGCTGTTCCCGATGTTCATCGTGTTCTTCATTTCGGCGCTCGCTGAAACGAACCGTCCGCCCTTCGATCTTCCGGAAGCGGAATCGGAACTGGTCGCCGGCTTCATGGTGGAATATGGTTCGTCGCCCTACATGATGTTCATGCTCGGCGAATATGCCGCCGTCGTTCTGATGTGCTCGCTGACCACGATCCTCTTCCTCGGTGGCTGGCTGCCACCGATCGATATCTGGATCCTGAACTGGGTCCCGGGCATCATCTGGTTCCTGCTGAAGTCGTGCCTCGTCTTCTTCATGTTCGCGATGGTCAAGGCGTTCGTGCCGCGCTACCGCTACGACCAGCTCATGCGCCTCGGCTGGAAGGTCTTCCTGCCGCTGTCGCTGGCCATGGTCATTATCGTTGCATTCGTGCTGAAGCTGACGGGATGGGCATGA
- the nuoI gene encoding NADH-quinone oxidoreductase subunit NuoI: MAGISNAVSSLFLKEFVGAFFLSMRYFFKQKATINYPFEKGPVSPRFRGEHALRRYPNGEERCIACKLCEAICPAQAITIEAGPRRNDGTRRTVRYDIDMVKCIYCGFCQEACPVDAIVEGPNFEFATETREELYFDKARLLENGDRWEREIARNIAMDSPYR, encoded by the coding sequence ATGGCCGGAATTTCCAACGCCGTCAGCTCGCTGTTCCTCAAGGAATTCGTCGGCGCATTCTTTCTGTCGATGCGCTATTTCTTCAAGCAGAAGGCGACGATTAATTATCCCTTCGAAAAGGGACCGGTCAGCCCGCGCTTCCGCGGCGAACATGCGCTGCGCCGCTATCCGAACGGTGAAGAGCGCTGCATCGCTTGCAAGCTCTGCGAAGCCATCTGTCCTGCTCAGGCCATCACCATCGAAGCCGGGCCGCGCCGCAATGACGGCACCCGCCGCACGGTGCGCTACGATATCGATATGGTGAAGTGCATCTATTGCGGCTTCTGCCAGGAGGCATGCCCCGTCGACGCCATCGTCGAAGGGCCGAACTTCGAATTCGCCACCGAAACCCGCGAAGAGCTTTACTTCGACAAGGCGCGGCTTCTGGAAAACGGTGACCGCTGGGAACGCGAAATCGCGCGCAACATCGCGATGGACTCGCCGTACCGCTAA
- a CDS encoding NADH-quinone oxidoreductase subunit J yields the protein MGLQALFFYIFAFVAVASAFMVISARNPVHSVLFLILVFFNAAGLFLLMGAEFLAMILLVVYVGAVAVLFLFVVMMLDIDFSELRAGILEYAPIGALIGIILAAELIVVIGGSVISPTIAKSVAMPIPALTTRTNTAALGDVLYTNYVYFFEIAGLVLLVAMIGAIVLTLQHRTHVKRQNIPQQVARTPATAVEVVKVKPGQGV from the coding sequence ATGGGTCTGCAGGCTCTTTTTTTCTACATCTTCGCCTTTGTCGCGGTGGCGTCGGCGTTCATGGTTATCTCGGCGCGGAATCCGGTCCATTCGGTCCTGTTCCTCATCCTGGTCTTCTTTAATGCGGCCGGCCTCTTCCTCCTGATGGGGGCGGAATTCCTGGCGATGATCCTGCTGGTCGTCTATGTCGGCGCCGTCGCGGTTCTCTTCCTCTTCGTCGTCATGATGCTCGATATCGACTTCTCCGAGCTCAGGGCAGGCATTTTGGAATATGCGCCGATCGGCGCGCTGATCGGCATCATCCTCGCCGCCGAGCTGATCGTCGTCATCGGCGGCAGCGTGATTTCGCCCACGATCGCCAAGTCGGTCGCCATGCCGATCCCGGCGCTGACAACCCGGACGAACACCGCCGCACTCGGCGACGTGCTCTATACCAACTACGTTTATTTCTTCGAGATCGCCGGCCTTGTGCTCCTGGTCGCGATGATCGGCGCAATCGTGCTGACGCTGCAACATCGCACGCACGTCAAGCGTCAGAACATTCCCCAACAGGTCGCCCGCACGCCCGCGACCGCCGTCGAGGTGGTCAAGGTCAAGCCGGGGCAGGGCGTCTAA